One stretch of Lytechinus variegatus isolate NC3 chromosome 17, Lvar_3.0, whole genome shotgun sequence DNA includes these proteins:
- the LOC121430789 gene encoding TATA box-binding protein-like 1 isoform X2 has protein sequence MNASVKQENTAGDAESMFYRDASIRRVDADTEGVKVEGRLEIDVDDKGTVHIKKEQEVEKKGGGEDGIGNEPSVDIYINNVVCAFSVRCHLNLRRIGQSGANVEYRREYGKVNMRFRNPPATATIWSSGKITITGNDSEEHAKKTARKCARALQKMGFNVRFSRYKVVNVLGTCSLPFAIRIRDFSQRHPSSASYEPELHPAVTYKMYNPRATLKIFSTGSITVTAPAVDNISKAIEHIYPLVEVHKTPLSEATIQKRLARKRKREGYLEDDEENTDDEYADEDALDNEEDSDEYSSDDSS, from the exons ATGAATGCAAGTGTAAAGCAAGAGAACACTGCTGGAGATGCCGAGTCGATGTTCTACCGCGATGCATCCATCAGGCGCGTTGATGCCGACACAGAAGGTGTGAAGGTAGAAGGAAGGTTAGAAATTGACGTAGATGACAAAGGAACAGTACATATAAAGAAGGAGCAGGAGGTGGAGAAGAAAGGAGGAGGGGAGGATGGTATCGGCAATGAACCGAGTGTAGACATTTACATCAATAATGTTGTGTGTGCTTTTAGTGTAAGATGCCATCTCAATCTCAGGAGGATAGGACAGTCTGGCGCCAATGTGGAGTACCGGAGAGAATACGGG aAAGTGAACATGAGGTTCCGCAATCCCCCAgccactgctaccatctggtcATCAGGTAAAATCACCATCACAGGCAATGATAG CGAAGAGCATGCAAAGAAGACTGCAAGAAAGTGTGCCAGGGCACTGCAGAAAATGGGTTTCAAT GTACGGTTTTCAAGGTATAAGGTTGTGAATGTATTAGGGACCTGCTCACTGCCGTTTGCTATACGTATCAGGGACTTCTCCCAAAGGCATCCAAGTAGTGCAAG CTATGAGCCTGAGTTACATCCAGCTGTCACCTACAAGATGTACAATCCCAGGGCAACGCTGAAGATCTTCTCAACAGGAAGCATCACAGTCACAG CGCCAGCAGTAGACAACATCAGCAAAGCAATAGAACACATATACCCTTTGGTTGAGGTTCATAAGACGCCCCTCAGTGAGGCAACTATACAGAAGAGACTCGCCAGAAAACGCAAACGAGAAGGATATCTCGAGGATGACGAAGAGAACACTGATGACGAGTATGCCGATGAGGACGCATTAGACAACGAGGAGGACAGCGACGAGTATTCATCGGACGATAGTAGCTGA
- the LOC121430789 gene encoding TATA box-binding protein-like 1 isoform X1 → MMNSSSLATQPQHLNSSVMNASVKQENTAGDAESMFYRDASIRRVDADTEGVKVEGRLEIDVDDKGTVHIKKEQEVEKKGGGEDGIGNEPSVDIYINNVVCAFSVRCHLNLRRIGQSGANVEYRREYGKVNMRFRNPPATATIWSSGKITITGNDSEEHAKKTARKCARALQKMGFNVRFSRYKVVNVLGTCSLPFAIRIRDFSQRHPSSASYEPELHPAVTYKMYNPRATLKIFSTGSITVTAPAVDNISKAIEHIYPLVEVHKTPLSEATIQKRLARKRKREGYLEDDEENTDDEYADEDALDNEEDSDEYSSDDSS, encoded by the exons ATGATGAATTCTTCCTCGCTTGCCACCCAACCACAGCACTTGAATTCCTCCGTCATGAATGCAAGTGTAAAGCAAGAGAACACTGCTGGAGATGCCGAGTCGATGTTCTACCGCGATGCATCCATCAGGCGCGTTGATGCCGACACAGAAGGTGTGAAGGTAGAAGGAAGGTTAGAAATTGACGTAGATGACAAAGGAACAGTACATATAAAGAAGGAGCAGGAGGTGGAGAAGAAAGGAGGAGGGGAGGATGGTATCGGCAATGAACCGAGTGTAGACATTTACATCAATAATGTTGTGTGTGCTTTTAGTGTAAGATGCCATCTCAATCTCAGGAGGATAGGACAGTCTGGCGCCAATGTGGAGTACCGGAGAGAATACGGG aAAGTGAACATGAGGTTCCGCAATCCCCCAgccactgctaccatctggtcATCAGGTAAAATCACCATCACAGGCAATGATAG CGAAGAGCATGCAAAGAAGACTGCAAGAAAGTGTGCCAGGGCACTGCAGAAAATGGGTTTCAAT GTACGGTTTTCAAGGTATAAGGTTGTGAATGTATTAGGGACCTGCTCACTGCCGTTTGCTATACGTATCAGGGACTTCTCCCAAAGGCATCCAAGTAGTGCAAG CTATGAGCCTGAGTTACATCCAGCTGTCACCTACAAGATGTACAATCCCAGGGCAACGCTGAAGATCTTCTCAACAGGAAGCATCACAGTCACAG CGCCAGCAGTAGACAACATCAGCAAAGCAATAGAACACATATACCCTTTGGTTGAGGTTCATAAGACGCCCCTCAGTGAGGCAACTATACAGAAGAGACTCGCCAGAAAACGCAAACGAGAAGGATATCTCGAGGATGACGAAGAGAACACTGATGACGAGTATGCCGATGAGGACGCATTAGACAACGAGGAGGACAGCGACGAGTATTCATCGGACGATAGTAGCTGA